Proteins co-encoded in one Stomoxys calcitrans chromosome 5, idStoCalc2.1, whole genome shotgun sequence genomic window:
- the LOC131997873 gene encoding uncharacterized protein LOC131997873: MRNDDREKFILGIYEETKEIIDANRDTIMVTTADKGNKTVVMSKKEYHQKMNQLFADKTTYRPIDVDPTEKLQKVNNKIIMELFKSKHITKWEKTKLDSISPQSPELYGLPKIHKDGTPLRPISSSMNVPCYALSKHIGNILKTIISTEYNVKNSLELKQQLGSITLDKDDIIVSFDVVSLFTNIPIYLAIKKIMDKWDTLRVNTTIPRQTFLKILNFCLKDNNYFTYAGKLYQQTYGMPMGNPLSPTIADIVLDTLLDDVMDELQSMNITVKFIVKYVDDLFAVINKKDETTIMKLMNAYHNKLKFTIEKETRAELPFLDMKIIRNGNTLITNWYAKPTASGRMINYNSTQPHSTKINTAKNFIHKVLLLSDERFKADNINKIQQILKQNNYPMALINNLIRDVTNGSKRPHEEKASTTKKFYSVPYIPKLTDRASLGNIILDENSTTAYKSNKTLNQIFRKKGTTTKTDKLKLSNVVYEITCDGDQQEKCNKKYVGTTRRTLGTRLAEHEADIRKGRQSTALAQHIKESGHAANFKTVRVLDREKIENKRYTLESLRIQQRLKESINTKEDKDNTKLQYSIAIT, translated from the coding sequence ATGAGAAATGATGACAGAGAGAAATTCATATTAGGAATCTATGAAGAAACAAAGGAGATAATTGATGCAAACAGAGACACGATTATGGTCACAACTGCAGACAAGGGGAACAAAACAGTAGTCATGTCAAAGAAGGAATATCACCAGAAGATGAACCAATTATTTGCGGATAAAACAACCTATAGACCAATCGACGTGGATCCTACGGAGAAACTCCAAAAAGTTAACAATAAAATTATCATGGAACTATTCAAAAGTAAACATATaacaaaatgggaaaaaacTAAATTAGACAGCATTTCACCGCAATCGCCAGAACTATACGGACTGCCGAAAATTCATAAGGATGGCACTCCCCTCCGGCCTATATCTTCGTCAATGAACGTCCCCTGCTATGCTCTTTCGAAACACATTGGAAACATACTAAAAACTATAATTTCGACGGAATACAATGTTAAAAACTCTCTAGAACTGAAACAACAACTCGGATCTATCACTTTGGATAAAGATGACATTATCGTCTCCTTCGACGTGGTATCGTTATTTACTAACATACCGATATATCTAGCCATTAAGAAAATTATGGATAAATGGGATACACTTCGGGTTAATACCACCATTCCAAGACAGACATTCCTCAAAATTCTCAATTTCTGCCTGAAAGATAACAATTACTTCACGTATGCTGGAAAACTTTACCAACAAACTTATGGTATGCCAATGGGGAACCCACTCTCACCAACGATTGCGGATATTGTACTTGACACCCTTTTGGACGACGTAATGGACGAACTGCAGAGTATGAACATAACGGTAAAATTTATAGTGAAGTATGTAGACGACCTGTTCGCGGTGATAAACAAAAAAGATGAAACAAcgataatgaaattaatgaacgcgtatcacaacaaattaaaatttacgaTAGAAAAGGAAACTCGTGCAGAGTTACCGTTCCTGGATATGAAGATAATAAGAAATGGAAATACGTTAATAACAAACTGGTACGCGAAACCAACAGCATCGGGAAGAATGATTAATTATAACTCTACGCAACCACACAGCACGAAAATTAATACGGCCAAGAACTTCATCCACAAAGTTCTACTGTTAAGCGATGAACGTTTCAAAGCAgacaacataaataaaatacaacaaattttaaaacagaaCAATTATCCAATggcattaataaataatttaattcgcGACGTCACCAACGGATCCAAACGACCCCATGAAGAAAAAGCATCAAcgacgaaaaaattttacagtGTACCGTACATCCCTAAGCTTACCGACCGCGCATCTTTGGGAAATATCATACTTGACGAAAACTCAACAACAGCATATAAATCAAACAAAACTCTAAACcaaatattcaggaaaaaaggaacaacaaccaaaacagaCAAACTCAAACTAAGCAACGTCGTATACGAAATTACGTGTGATGGAGATCAACaagaaaaatgcaacaaaaaatatGTGGGAACCACCAGACGCACACTAGGCACTAGGTTGGCTGAACACGAAGCCGACATAAGAAAAGGGAGACAATCGACAGCACTAGCACAACATATAAAAGAGAGCGGACATGCGGCAAACTTTAAGACAGTAAGAGTACTTGACAGAGAGAAAATAGAGAACAAGCGATACACATTAGAgagcctacggattcaacaaagaCTTAAAGAGTCGATAAACACCAAAGAAGACAAAGACAACACTAAGCTGCAGTATTCCATTGCAATAACTTGA